A section of the Bacillus sp. HSf4 genome encodes:
- a CDS encoding 3D domain-containing protein has protein sequence MKKTFVSFVAAAALSTTAFGASASAKEVTVQKGDTLWGISQKQGVSLQDLKEWNQLSSDLIIPGQKLNVSEKQTEKTTQYTIKKGDTLWKIAQKFGVTVNDLKTWNDITSDIIYPNTSITVDGQATVQAAAKPQETKASVQSEAKAEQSQPAPKREKETASRSNTSQSAAKELTVTATAYTANDGGMSGVTATGINLKANKNAKVIAVDPSVIPLGSKVHVEGYGEATAADTGGAIKGNKIDVFVPSKSAAKNWGVRTVKVKVLNE, from the coding sequence ATGAAGAAGACGTTTGTGTCCTTTGTTGCAGCTGCAGCATTGTCGACAACTGCATTCGGAGCGAGTGCCTCTGCAAAAGAAGTAACAGTCCAAAAAGGCGATACACTTTGGGGAATCTCGCAAAAACAAGGTGTCAGCCTGCAGGATTTAAAAGAATGGAATCAGCTTTCTTCCGATTTGATCATTCCGGGACAGAAGCTGAACGTTTCTGAAAAACAGACAGAAAAAACAACTCAATATACCATCAAAAAGGGAGATACACTCTGGAAAATCGCCCAGAAATTCGGCGTTACAGTAAATGACCTTAAAACATGGAACGACATAACATCAGATATCATTTACCCGAATACATCCATAACAGTCGATGGCCAGGCGACGGTACAGGCTGCTGCGAAGCCTCAGGAAACCAAAGCATCCGTTCAAAGCGAAGCAAAAGCTGAACAGTCGCAACCGGCACCTAAGCGAGAAAAAGAAACGGCATCCCGTTCAAATACTTCTCAAAGCGCGGCGAAAGAACTGACGGTTACCGCGACGGCATATACTGCTAATGACGGCGGAATGTCAGGCGTTACCGCGACAGGGATTAATTTAAAAGCCAATAAAAACGCCAAAGTGATTGCGGTCGATCCAAGCGTGATTCCGCTCGGTTCAAAAGTCCATGTCGAAGGCTACGGAGAAGCGACAGCTGCAGATACGGGCGGCGCTATTAAAGGGAACAAAATCGATGTGTTTGTTCCTAGCAAATCAGCCGCGAAAAACTGGGGCGTTCGAACAGTTAAAGTAAAAGTTTTAAATGAATAG
- a CDS encoding T7SS effector LXG polymorphic toxin has translation MKTLDVQALRNGIDDTLEQLKKQADEIAKVKKSVDGITSLDDALKGKGGDAIRAFYEECHTPFLRFYETFIEEYESALKKIKTSLDSFESNHNGYISQAFLEHELEQGLNAADRTTKHLVSKANATIAKVSHIADLPQLDDSDFHEQNQRAKREVSSTLEKLHAFDREQTNALKTAENDLETMQRYITRLEKMYTGPKIEITGYQKGSILKPDEMDDLSGNQETAMEVMLDKLDKRSELEKEVSEVDERDVEIYKLKKKLENVSSSEEYIKIAKEIGYENLDSDQKLYVWLLEKKKYIEFDSAGFVGGVKENLVDAGSDLWDAATHPIETLEGIGNAIIHPVDTFNIIKKDIEESFVRDVINGDSYSRSHWFGYALTTVGTSIVGSKGADKLNKVSKAGKVGSKVKAATKKATSKTIKVSKETLEKSIAYFNKSMHRVASKIKGIQIHNPFAPQVQLVGGGKIPYHALNGENIKDTFIRRIKEITTINKGIGEARIIPGKTGAVTGGNSNKLGKNMMEKMGLKRSTKWSGYQAQHIIPSEMANNPVIKKIGMYFDDASNGIFLRIPDKDISAMSRHRGYHSVYNEVVERALNKMDINQSVYSLQKQVSELQSNLRTLQEKGLPLYPSQGATVELWERKLKQLSN, from the coding sequence ATGAAGACTCTGGATGTTCAAGCGTTACGAAATGGAATAGATGATACGCTGGAACAGTTAAAAAAACAAGCAGATGAAATTGCCAAAGTCAAAAAAAGCGTCGACGGCATCACATCTCTTGATGATGCCTTAAAAGGAAAAGGCGGGGACGCCATTCGCGCCTTTTACGAAGAATGCCATACTCCGTTCTTGCGATTCTATGAAACGTTCATTGAAGAATACGAATCGGCATTGAAAAAAATCAAAACCTCACTGGATTCTTTTGAATCAAATCACAACGGATATATTTCACAAGCCTTTCTCGAACACGAATTGGAACAAGGCTTGAACGCGGCCGATCGAACAACGAAACATTTGGTATCCAAAGCCAATGCTACGATCGCTAAAGTCAGCCATATCGCCGATTTACCTCAGTTGGATGACAGTGATTTTCATGAACAGAATCAGAGAGCGAAAAGGGAAGTCAGCAGCACGCTCGAAAAGCTCCATGCTTTTGATAGGGAGCAGACCAATGCTCTCAAAACCGCAGAAAACGACCTTGAGACTATGCAAAGATACATCACAAGGCTTGAAAAAATGTATACAGGCCCTAAAATTGAGATTACCGGCTACCAAAAAGGTTCGATTTTAAAGCCGGATGAGATGGATGATTTGAGCGGGAATCAAGAGACAGCGATGGAAGTCATGTTGGATAAGCTTGATAAGAGATCCGAACTTGAAAAAGAAGTGAGTGAAGTTGATGAACGGGATGTTGAAATTTATAAGTTGAAGAAAAAGCTTGAAAACGTCTCCAGTTCAGAGGAATATATTAAGATTGCGAAAGAGATTGGGTATGAAAATCTGGATTCAGATCAGAAGCTATATGTATGGCTGTTGGAGAAAAAGAAGTACATAGAGTTCGATTCGGCTGGATTTGTTGGGGGAGTAAAAGAGAATCTCGTCGATGCGGGTAGTGATTTGTGGGACGCTGCAACCCATCCTATAGAAACACTTGAGGGCATTGGAAACGCGATTATTCATCCCGTAGATACTTTTAACATTATAAAAAAGGATATTGAAGAATCATTTGTGCGGGATGTGATCAATGGCGATTCCTACAGTAGAAGTCATTGGTTCGGATATGCCCTTACAACGGTAGGAACATCGATAGTAGGCTCAAAAGGTGCAGACAAATTAAACAAAGTCTCGAAAGCCGGAAAAGTCGGATCTAAAGTAAAGGCAGCTACTAAAAAAGCAACGAGCAAAACGATTAAGGTTTCGAAGGAAACTTTAGAAAAAAGTATAGCGTATTTCAATAAGTCGATGCATAGGGTTGCTTCAAAAATAAAAGGGATACAAATACACAATCCTTTTGCTCCACAAGTTCAACTTGTAGGCGGAGGAAAAATTCCTTATCATGCACTTAATGGGGAGAATATAAAAGATACTTTTATTCGGCGCATAAAGGAAATCACTACTATTAATAAGGGTATAGGTGAAGCAAGGATAATTCCTGGTAAGACAGGAGCCGTAACAGGCGGGAATTCTAACAAATTAGGAAAAAATATGATGGAGAAAATGGGGCTTAAACGTTCAACAAAATGGAGTGGCTATCAAGCCCAGCATATTATTCCTTCTGAAATGGCAAATAATCCTGTTATTAAAAAAATAGGGATGTATTTCGATGATGCATCAAATGGAATTTTTCTAAGAATACCTGATAAAGATATAAGTGCCATGTCGAGGCACAGAGGATATCATTCTGTTTATAATGAAGTGGTAGAAAGAGCTTTAAACAAAATGGATATTAATCAAAGCGTTTATAGTTTACAAAAACAAGTATCTGAACTGCAAAGTAATTTAAGGACATTACAAGAGAAAGGGTTACCTTTATATCCTAGTCAAGGTGCCACGGTAGAACTTTGGGAAAGAAAACTTAAACAATTATCAAACTAA
- the recQ gene encoding DNA helicase RecQ has product MLEKAEALLQQYFGYPSLRPGQRKAIQSVVSEKVDTACIMPTGGGKSICYQIPALMMEGTTLVISPLISLMKDQVDALKQLGINASFVNSSLDYDETAKRLSALEEGSYKLFYVTPERLASPEFIRVISNLHVPLTAIDEAHCISQWGHDFRPSYRHIEGFLNELKTRPVVLALTATATPEVHEDICAQLGIKKENTIFTGFARDNLTFKILKGENRDRFIESYVEKNRSEAGIIYTATRREAERICEKLSKKGIAAGCYHGGMNDTERERQQDLFLNDATSVITATSAFGMGINKSNIRYVIHYQIPKNMESYYQEAGRAGRDGLDSECILLFSPQDIRLQRFLIEQSTEDEDVQMQDLKKLRQMVDFCHTEGCLERFILSYFGEEQTEDCGRCGSCLDTRNAADVTRETQMVLSCMIRMGERFGKTMVAQVLAGSKNKKVIENRFQRLSTYGILQHQSVPEISDFIEFLIADDYIRMSDGTYPTLTVTNKGRNVLLGRETVVRKEKMNTAQIAKDDELFERLRQLRKTLAKEQGVPPFVIFSDETLKEMSGKVPVTEEELLSVKGVGEQKKVKYGEIFLQELKAYKTEKEA; this is encoded by the coding sequence ATGTTAGAGAAAGCCGAAGCATTATTACAGCAATATTTTGGCTACCCATCATTGCGGCCGGGGCAGAGGAAAGCGATTCAATCTGTCGTATCAGAGAAAGTGGATACGGCATGCATCATGCCGACAGGCGGAGGCAAGTCGATCTGCTATCAGATTCCGGCGCTCATGATGGAAGGCACGACCCTCGTGATCTCTCCGTTAATATCGCTGATGAAAGATCAAGTGGATGCTTTGAAGCAGCTTGGCATCAACGCTTCCTTTGTAAACAGCTCCCTTGACTATGACGAAACAGCCAAACGCCTATCCGCATTGGAAGAAGGCAGCTACAAACTGTTTTACGTCACCCCGGAGCGTTTAGCCTCTCCCGAATTCATACGTGTGATCTCCAATCTGCATGTTCCGCTCACAGCCATTGATGAAGCCCATTGTATTTCACAGTGGGGACACGATTTCAGGCCGAGCTACAGACATATCGAAGGTTTTCTAAACGAGCTAAAGACTCGTCCCGTTGTGCTGGCCCTGACAGCTACAGCAACGCCTGAAGTTCATGAGGATATTTGCGCACAGCTAGGGATCAAAAAAGAAAATACGATTTTCACGGGCTTTGCCAGAGACAACTTGACATTTAAAATTCTCAAAGGAGAAAACAGAGACCGTTTTATAGAGTCATACGTTGAAAAAAACCGTTCTGAGGCGGGAATTATTTATACCGCTACAAGGCGTGAGGCCGAAAGAATCTGTGAAAAGCTGTCTAAAAAAGGGATCGCCGCAGGGTGCTATCACGGCGGAATGAATGATACCGAAAGAGAGCGGCAGCAGGACCTTTTTTTGAATGACGCAACAAGTGTGATCACGGCGACTTCCGCTTTCGGAATGGGGATTAATAAATCAAATATCAGATATGTGATTCATTATCAAATCCCTAAAAATATGGAGAGCTACTATCAGGAAGCGGGACGAGCAGGGCGTGACGGGCTTGACAGTGAATGCATCCTGCTGTTTTCTCCGCAGGACATCAGGCTGCAGCGCTTTTTAATCGAGCAGTCGACAGAAGATGAGGACGTACAGATGCAAGATTTGAAAAAGCTGAGGCAAATGGTCGATTTCTGTCATACGGAGGGCTGTCTTGAACGCTTTATTCTCTCTTACTTCGGCGAAGAGCAGACAGAGGACTGCGGCAGGTGCGGCAGCTGTCTTGATACGAGAAATGCCGCTGATGTCACCAGAGAAACGCAAATGGTTCTTTCCTGCATGATCCGCATGGGAGAAAGGTTCGGGAAAACAATGGTTGCACAGGTTTTGGCCGGTTCGAAAAATAAGAAAGTCATCGAAAACCGTTTTCAGCGATTATCAACTTACGGGATTTTACAGCATCAGTCGGTCCCTGAAATCAGTGATTTTATCGAGTTTTTGATTGCCGATGACTACATCAGGATGTCCGATGGCACATACCCGACGTTGACTGTGACAAACAAGGGCCGGAATGTCCTGCTCGGACGGGAAACAGTCGTTCGCAAAGAAAAAATGAACACCGCTCAAATTGCCAAAGACGACGAATTGTTTGAACGGTTGAGACAGCTGCGCAAAACACTTGCCAAGGAACAGGGTGTGCCTCCTTTTGTCATCTTTTCTGATGAAACATTGAAAGAAATGAGCGGCAAGGTGCCTGTGACCGAAGAAGAGCTTCTTTCTGTCAAAGGAGTGGGAGAACAAAAAAAAGTAAAGTATGGCGAGATATTTTTACAGGAGCTTAAAGCCTATAAAACTGAAAAAGAGGCATAA
- a CDS encoding DUF5082 family protein, producing MIGSILGETLALDIMKVDLSLKKEFLAELKACRKELQKDKTEFSDIKKTITEPELSSHTWQGSLAESFERIRKDMKASFHDIEGKQLSDVLEKIDERIKALQEDIHSLSQEVRSLEKKIEHAKREARNKE from the coding sequence ATGATCGGTTCAATCCTGGGAGAAACGCTGGCTCTAGATATCATGAAAGTCGATCTATCGCTGAAGAAGGAATTTTTGGCAGAGCTGAAAGCTTGCCGCAAAGAGCTGCAAAAAGACAAAACAGAGTTCTCTGATATCAAAAAGACGATCACTGAACCTGAGCTTTCGTCTCACACCTGGCAAGGAAGCCTTGCCGAATCATTTGAGCGTATTCGAAAGGATATGAAGGCATCCTTTCATGACATTGAAGGCAAGCAGCTTTCCGACGTTCTGGAAAAAATCGATGAACGAATCAAAGCGTTACAAGAAGACATTCACTCGCTTAGCCAAGAAGTTCGATCTTTAGAGAAAAAGATCGAACATGCGAAGCGAGAAGCGCGAAACAAGGAGTAA
- a CDS encoding DUF4274 domain-containing protein codes for MDKKDINFLEELLYKTDKDSTISLVRNIDDPLMLHVFAANYNWNSGFDVPRAILENENCDFGTGLLMFHYADGYRMLENQDDVSTSTLEEWKDFLFKTYNKLINLKFKTQNISFDPELTKIQKFKLKKSNPNIPDILLDKSPGHVVDVPKI; via the coding sequence GTGGATAAGAAAGATATTAATTTCCTTGAAGAGTTGCTTTATAAAACAGATAAAGACAGCACAATAAGTTTGGTAAGAAACATTGATGACCCTTTGATGCTCCATGTTTTTGCAGCAAATTATAATTGGAATAGCGGCTTTGATGTTCCAAGAGCAATTCTTGAAAATGAGAACTGTGATTTTGGAACAGGGTTATTAATGTTCCATTATGCAGATGGTTATCGTATGCTTGAAAATCAAGATGATGTTTCAACATCTACTTTAGAAGAATGGAAGGATTTTTTATTTAAAACTTATAATAAGCTTATAAATTTAAAGTTTAAAACTCAGAACATTTCATTTGATCCTGAATTAACAAAGATTCAAAAGTTTAAGTTGAAAAAAAGCAACCCGAATATTCCGGATATTTTACTTGATAAGTCACCAGGACATGTGGTAGATGTTCCAAAAATTTAA
- a CDS encoding solute:sodium symporter family transporter, translating into MLWIVLTFLLINAGIFIFSYLRTKDVDLKTSDGYFLGGRTLTAFYIGSSLLLTNLSTEQMVGLNGQSYAGTMSAMAWEVTAPIALIILAFVFLPRYLGSGVATIPDFLEKRYDQRTRQIVSILLLLGYATSFLPTVLYSGALVLDQVFGISSALGTNRFATVFLIALMIGAASCCYIFFGGLKAAASADAIYGIGLILGGLFILVLGILAIGDGSLLKGYSELVSVHQEKLNAITADNSAEVPWPTILTGLLVNNLFYWAVNQSIVQRALGARNLAEGQKGALLAGVFKTIGVFYLVLPGVIAYHLYGGNIMNPDTVYPKLIVDLLPGAFVGVFAAILFGAILSSFNGALNSTITLFTLDLYKPMCKPDATEKELVKTGRRFVLALGALSVVIAPFILFAPSGLYNYLQEMFGFFNVPVLAAVVVGFFSKKVPALAVKAAIPAHILLYAISKIYFGHIHFLYILAVLFPFSVLLMLFIGKMRPRKREFEFKKNTRVDLRPWKHAKLASALVICLMVGIYLLFSPWGLAK; encoded by the coding sequence GTGCTGTGGATTGTTTTGACGTTCTTATTGATTAATGCAGGAATCTTTATTTTTTCTTATTTGCGAACGAAGGATGTTGATTTAAAAACCTCAGACGGGTATTTTCTCGGCGGCCGCACCCTCACCGCTTTTTATATCGGAAGCTCCCTATTGTTGACCAATTTATCGACAGAGCAAATGGTCGGGCTGAATGGACAGAGCTATGCCGGAACGATGAGTGCGATGGCCTGGGAGGTGACAGCGCCGATTGCGCTGATCATACTGGCATTTGTGTTTCTGCCGCGATATCTCGGTTCAGGGGTTGCCACAATACCCGACTTTCTTGAAAAGCGGTATGATCAAAGGACGCGTCAGATTGTGTCCATCCTCTTATTACTCGGATATGCGACATCATTTCTGCCGACGGTTTTGTATTCGGGTGCACTTGTATTGGATCAGGTATTCGGCATCTCTTCCGCGCTTGGAACCAATCGGTTTGCAACGGTGTTTTTGATTGCGCTGATGATCGGCGCTGCAAGCTGCTGCTACATATTTTTCGGCGGACTTAAAGCCGCGGCGTCAGCGGACGCTATTTATGGAATCGGTTTAATTCTCGGCGGCTTGTTCATATTGGTGCTCGGCATCCTGGCTATAGGTGACGGCAGTCTGCTGAAAGGCTATTCGGAGCTAGTGAGTGTACATCAGGAAAAGCTCAATGCCATAACGGCGGACAACTCTGCAGAAGTTCCCTGGCCGACGATTTTGACGGGGCTTTTGGTTAACAATTTGTTTTATTGGGCCGTCAATCAGTCGATCGTACAGCGGGCGCTCGGGGCGAGGAACCTGGCGGAAGGGCAAAAGGGCGCCTTGCTGGCCGGTGTTTTTAAGACAATCGGCGTATTTTATCTCGTCCTTCCGGGGGTGATCGCTTATCATTTATATGGCGGAAACATCATGAATCCAGATACCGTTTATCCGAAGCTGATTGTTGATTTGCTTCCGGGGGCTTTTGTCGGCGTCTTTGCCGCGATTTTATTCGGCGCGATTCTCAGTTCGTTCAACGGAGCGCTTAACAGTACAATCACATTGTTCACATTGGATTTGTACAAGCCGATGTGCAAGCCTGATGCGACAGAAAAAGAGCTTGTCAAAACAGGCAGGCGATTCGTTTTGGCACTCGGGGCCTTATCGGTTGTCATCGCGCCATTTATCCTGTTTGCGCCGTCAGGGCTTTACAATTACCTGCAAGAGATGTTTGGGTTTTTTAATGTGCCTGTTTTAGCGGCCGTGGTTGTCGGATTTTTTTCGAAGAAGGTGCCGGCATTGGCTGTGAAAGCCGCGATTCCCGCACATATCCTGCTGTATGCGATCTCCAAAATATACTTTGGACACATCCATTTTTTATATATTTTAGCCGTTTTATTTCCGTTTTCCGTTTTACTGATGCTTTTCATCGGAAAAATGCGCCCGCGGAAGCGCGAATTTGAATTTAAGAAAAACACCCGGGTTGACTTGCGGCCGTGGAAGCATGCCAAGCTGGCCTCCGCTCTGGTGATCTGCCTGATGGTTGGCATTTATCTTTTGTTTTCACCGTGGGGGCTTGCAAAATAA
- a CDS encoding YjfB family protein produces MDIAALSMAMSQSALAQNVHISMTKTAMDTAEQSAEQLIDMVQAPHPVSGHHIDLKG; encoded by the coding sequence TTGGATATCGCTGCTTTATCGATGGCAATGAGTCAATCCGCGCTTGCCCAAAACGTCCATATCTCAATGACAAAGACGGCTATGGACACCGCTGAGCAAAGCGCAGAGCAGTTAATCGACATGGTGCAAGCCCCTCATCCCGTCTCAGGCCATCATATCGATCTAAAGGGCTAA
- a CDS encoding YwqI/YxiC family protein, which produces MGQEIKVKTGEVKQAISKLKHSSHSIKASVPTDVKGQNHLDTAKKIDELNQTMNEVAESYASAFSKQIAQTESAVEAIKDTDKQLASSMKTK; this is translated from the coding sequence ATGGGTCAAGAAATAAAAGTGAAGACCGGTGAAGTCAAACAAGCGATTTCTAAATTGAAGCATTCAAGCCATTCGATAAAAGCGTCGGTTCCGACGGATGTCAAAGGCCAGAATCATTTAGATACAGCGAAAAAGATAGATGAATTAAATCAAACGATGAATGAGGTCGCTGAATCCTATGCCTCGGCTTTTTCAAAACAAATCGCCCAAACGGAATCCGCCGTTGAAGCAATCAAAGACACCGACAAGCAGCTGGCTTCATCGATGAAAACGAAATAG
- a CDS encoding tetratricopeptide repeat protein — protein sequence MKITEWYHHIQKFNVTDAEILKAEIEKDIEVMEEDQDLLLYYQLMAFRHSIMIEYIVPSGEKQMELSEYLKRVEGNKRKLDHMLTYYYNFFRGMYEFRKGEYTKAITYYKKAEREFPAISDSIEKAEFSFKMAEVYYHMKMTHVSMHYAELAYQIYKKHELYSVRLIQCHFVIAGNYDDLENHEKALPHLNQALRSAELLKKKNPHIYATAFYNLGNCYHRMDNLNKAARYIEHALIQYKKLKSNRLPQVYHDLALIYFKQNQYEKAVGYYRKGIRCAVELKDDLFMSLFEALDSLYLKQGDTPSLYKIFARLETSKGFPYLEELALLAGTYLDYNGKIEDSIICLKKMVYAQKQILKGECLYEV from the coding sequence ATGAAAATAACCGAGTGGTATCATCACATTCAGAAATTCAATGTAACAGATGCTGAAATTCTTAAAGCCGAAATAGAAAAAGACATAGAGGTTATGGAAGAGGATCAAGACTTGTTACTCTATTATCAATTAATGGCTTTTCGCCACAGTATTATGATTGAGTATATCGTACCTTCTGGCGAAAAACAGATGGAATTGTCAGAATATTTAAAGAGGGTTGAAGGGAATAAACGAAAGTTGGATCACATGCTTACATACTATTACAACTTTTTTCGAGGCATGTACGAGTTCAGGAAAGGTGAATATACAAAGGCAATCACTTATTATAAAAAAGCTGAACGTGAATTTCCCGCTATATCAGATAGTATAGAAAAAGCGGAGTTTTCCTTTAAAATGGCTGAAGTCTACTATCATATGAAAATGACTCATGTTTCAATGCATTATGCGGAGCTTGCATACCAAATATATAAAAAACATGAACTTTACTCTGTTCGTCTCATTCAATGTCATTTTGTCATTGCTGGAAATTATGACGATCTTGAAAATCATGAGAAAGCTCTTCCGCACCTGAATCAAGCATTAAGGAGCGCTGAATTACTGAAAAAGAAAAATCCGCATATCTATGCCACAGCATTTTATAACCTTGGCAACTGCTATCATAGGATGGACAATTTAAATAAGGCTGCAAGGTATATTGAACATGCTCTTATTCAATATAAGAAATTAAAGTCAAATCGGTTGCCACAAGTCTACCATGATTTGGCGCTGATCTATTTCAAACAAAATCAGTATGAAAAAGCCGTAGGTTATTACCGTAAAGGTATTAGGTGTGCTGTGGAGTTAAAAGATGATCTCTTTATGAGCTTATTCGAAGCATTGGACTCTCTTTACCTAAAACAGGGGGATACACCCTCCCTTTATAAAATATTTGCTCGATTAGAAACAAGCAAAGGTTTTCCGTATTTGGAAGAGCTGGCGTTGTTAGCCGGCACGTACCTAGATTATAATGGAAAAATAGAGGATAGCATCATCTGTCTCAAAAAGATGGTCTATGCTCAAAAGCAAATATTGAAAGGGGAATGTTTGTATGAAGTCTAA
- a CDS encoding DUF2200 domain-containing protein, whose product MTKHRIYTMSVVRVYPHYISKAEKKGRTKSEVDEIIRWLTGYSQEELEVQLEKQTDFETFFAEAPQLNPSRALIKGVVCGVRVEDIEEPMMQEIRYLDKLIDELAKGKAMEKILRK is encoded by the coding sequence ATGACCAAACATCGGATTTATACAATGAGTGTTGTAAGAGTCTATCCCCATTACATTTCGAAAGCAGAGAAAAAAGGACGTACAAAATCAGAAGTGGATGAAATCATCCGTTGGTTGACAGGATATAGCCAAGAAGAGTTAGAAGTACAACTGGAAAAACAGACAGACTTTGAGACCTTTTTTGCGGAAGCTCCCCAATTGAATCCTTCACGGGCTTTGATCAAAGGTGTCGTCTGCGGCGTCCGAGTGGAAGATATCGAAGAACCAATGATGCAGGAAATTCGCTATTTGGATAAGCTGATCGATGAGTTGGCAAAGGGAAAGGCGATGGAGAAGATTTTACGGAAATAA